Proteins from a genomic interval of Tenacibaculum sp. SZ-18:
- a CDS encoding sacsin N-terminal ATP-binding-like domain-containing protein — protein sequence MQEDRDQLIEKTRKEDERSDLKQHADGMLRDFEKFNKNSSNRAIWELVQNACDLTTQCKIEIDYRDNLFSFSHNGKAFTTKTLISLVKQVSGKYGDEDITEVGKYGTGFLTTHTFGRKFKLNSYLDADGYYLPIKDFEIDRTPKIWQDLSDNISDQKKRVYDLLEKESAVEVSALKTTFTYLPHSEKEREYIKESSKYLDDYIPLVFTINDRLKEVVIHQPNGAKDTYQFHSKQRIKNDKGIELHQSILLKNNEEIHLFSIRDEEEEIEIILPINKNNEVIQFNENIARLFYYYPLIGSEDFGLNFIINCNKFLPTEPRDTIHLKSDKDQVKADEEANRLIIEKCSSLIFSFLRSNIIEVKNPLLYTNVNFRTDRDDIFLNEYFTELSNKWNSELSELPFVKTNDGYKSINNVSYLSEDFLNTEDDLFDCFYELISKFYSNIPVKEDIVKWSEHAINWSNESTNFITHSDLLEKISECSLQDFNETILVQYYKHIIDFVDIAYFNDLDLIPNIEGNFNKIGVLLKPDNLNDTLIELGKVLIPVSVSKLIHPAFHFSFSINLFNRRNFSDEVKNSLDEKNIGDSIFYPEELNNELYHYDLVETKNKVEASYFKSLLEFCKLTNSTDSISKPNQLLKKISTYYNWDESLLHLPSLSEDSENIESRSTRKVLIKIFCNLIALHNNNWVKENTAFLSDLCSLYDDSYKEVYKESKIYPNQLFELHLAEDLKRDKGVDEDIKLIYLSVIAKDINEVLVISDFNAFLPDDYINNRSLTTTIEETLFQDNISDIENHPFKTTILKIIPLLTEQKYQHLFPQLNDKKASIMISVVSKEETKEDIFSIVTLDDEKIKNIGDLVRKSNFEEILNKALESIEDENQRKANFQFKHQIGTHIEEKLKEHLKQLFQPEDIKCEVLGEQDGQDIVIKIKDEIKYYIEVKSRWDKRTSIKMSRNQTLRSNEHHNIYALCSVDMTDYHEEDRFEISDINKILDNIKFVNNIGEKVEHLVEVFEQTKQLDEIHLDGDYRTLVPQKVIEAFGLSFRRFEDYLIASLKSTIHAE from the coding sequence ATGCAAGAAGACAGAGACCAATTAATAGAGAAAACCAGGAAAGAAGACGAACGATCAGATTTAAAACAGCACGCTGATGGGATGCTGCGTGATTTTGAAAAATTCAATAAAAATTCTTCCAATCGTGCCATTTGGGAATTGGTGCAAAATGCCTGCGATTTAACCACGCAGTGTAAAATTGAAATAGATTATCGAGATAACCTGTTTTCTTTCTCGCATAACGGTAAAGCATTTACTACTAAGACTTTAATTTCTTTAGTAAAACAAGTAAGTGGTAAATATGGTGATGAAGATATTACAGAGGTCGGTAAATACGGCACAGGGTTTTTAACTACGCACACTTTTGGAAGGAAATTCAAGCTTAACTCCTATCTGGATGCAGATGGATATTATTTGCCAATTAAAGACTTTGAAATTGACAGAACACCTAAAATTTGGCAAGACCTAAGTGACAATATTTCGGATCAGAAAAAACGTGTTTACGATTTATTAGAGAAAGAAAGTGCAGTAGAAGTTTCTGCCTTAAAAACCACTTTCACGTATCTCCCTCATTCGGAGAAAGAACGTGAATATATCAAAGAGTCATCCAAGTATTTAGATGATTATATCCCTTTGGTTTTTACAATAAATGATAGATTAAAAGAAGTTGTAATTCATCAACCAAATGGAGCAAAGGACACTTACCAATTTCATAGTAAACAAAGAATAAAAAACGACAAGGGAATTGAATTACACCAATCGATTCTATTAAAGAACAATGAAGAAATACATCTCTTCAGTATAAGAGATGAGGAAGAAGAAATTGAAATTATCCTGCCAATAAACAAGAACAATGAGGTCATTCAGTTTAATGAGAATATTGCCCGTTTATTCTATTACTATCCTTTAATTGGTTCAGAAGATTTTGGTTTAAACTTTATCATTAATTGCAATAAGTTCTTACCCACAGAACCTAGAGACACCATTCATTTAAAAAGTGATAAGGATCAAGTAAAAGCAGATGAAGAAGCAAATAGGCTCATTATTGAGAAATGCTCTAGCCTTATTTTTTCGTTTTTAAGAAGCAACATCATTGAAGTTAAAAACCCATTACTCTATACAAACGTCAACTTTAGAACAGACAGAGATGATATCTTTTTGAACGAGTACTTTACCGAGTTGAGTAATAAATGGAATTCAGAATTAAGTGAACTACCGTTTGTAAAAACAAATGATGGCTATAAATCTATAAATAATGTAAGTTATTTATCGGAAGATTTTTTAAACACAGAAGATGACCTTTTCGATTGTTTTTATGAACTCATCTCAAAGTTTTATTCCAACATCCCTGTTAAAGAAGATATCGTCAAATGGAGTGAACACGCCATTAACTGGAGCAATGAATCCACCAATTTTATAACTCATAGTGATTTACTTGAGAAAATAAGTGAATGTAGTCTTCAAGATTTTAACGAAACGATTCTTGTACAATACTATAAACACATCATTGATTTTGTTGATATCGCCTATTTCAACGATTTAGACTTAATACCCAATATAGAAGGGAATTTCAATAAAATTGGAGTATTGCTAAAACCCGATAATCTCAATGATACACTTATTGAACTGGGTAAAGTTTTAATACCTGTCTCAGTTTCAAAATTGATTCATCCTGCTTTTCATTTCAGTTTTTCTATCAATTTATTTAATCGTAGAAATTTCTCTGATGAAGTAAAAAACAGCTTAGATGAAAAAAATATAGGCGATTCTATTTTTTATCCTGAAGAACTAAACAATGAACTTTATCATTATGATTTAGTAGAGACAAAAAATAAAGTTGAGGCATCCTATTTCAAATCCCTATTAGAATTTTGTAAACTCACCAATAGTACTGATTCAATCAGTAAGCCAAACCAACTATTAAAAAAGATTTCAACCTACTACAATTGGGATGAAAGTTTACTTCACCTGCCTAGTTTAAGTGAAGACAGTGAAAATATTGAGTCACGCTCTACCAGAAAAGTACTAATTAAAATATTCTGCAATTTAATAGCATTGCACAATAACAATTGGGTTAAAGAGAACACTGCGTTTTTGAGCGATTTATGCTCCCTCTATGACGATAGCTATAAAGAGGTTTACAAGGAAAGCAAAATCTATCCAAATCAATTGTTCGAACTTCATTTAGCTGAAGATTTGAAAAGAGATAAAGGGGTTGATGAGGATATTAAATTAATTTATTTAAGTGTTATTGCTAAGGATATTAATGAAGTTTTAGTGATTAGCGATTTTAATGCATTTCTACCAGACGACTACATCAACAATAGATCTCTAACGACTACTATTGAAGAAACCTTATTTCAGGATAATATTAGTGATATAGAGAATCATCCTTTTAAAACCACTATACTCAAAATCATCCCACTTTTAACGGAGCAAAAATATCAACATTTGTTTCCTCAGTTAAACGACAAAAAGGCAAGCATAATGATTTCAGTGGTTTCTAAAGAAGAAACCAAAGAAGACATATTTTCAATAGTGACACTAGATGATGAAAAAATCAAAAACATTGGTGACCTAGTAAGAAAATCCAATTTTGAAGAAATACTGAATAAAGCACTTGAAAGTATTGAAGATGAAAATCAACGTAAGGCTAATTTTCAATTCAAACATCAAATCGGTACTCACATAGAAGAGAAATTGAAAGAACACCTAAAACAGTTGTTTCAGCCAGAGGATATTAAATGTGAAGTATTAGGCGAGCAAGATGGTCAGGATATAGTCATCAAAATAAAGGATGAGATTAAATACTACATAGAAGTAAAATCTAGATGGGATAAACGAACTTCAATCAAAATGTCTCGGAACCAAACATTGAGATCTAATGAGCACCATAATATTTATGCTTTATGTTCTGTAGACATGACCGACTATCATGAAGAAGACAGATTTGAAATCTCAGATATCAACAAAATTTTAGACAATATAAAATTCGTCAACAATATTGGTGAAAAGGTAGAACACCTTGTGGAAGTTTTTGAGCAAACTAAACAGCTGGATGAAATTCACCTAGATGGTGATTATAGAACACTAGTACCTCAAAAAGTAATTGAAGCATTTGGATTAAGTTTTAGACGATTTGAAGATTACTTAATCGCCTCATTAAAAAGTACAATACATGCAGAGTAA